ATTTCTTTACAAAAAAGAGAAAAGCTGAGCGCCGTTCCCTCCAAAGGAGGTTAAGGCAAAACGGACCAGATCGTAACGAAATGGAATCGTGGGACTTTTTCAAAACATAAGCGCAAATCAATTGTGGTCCACTCCCTTCTATCTTGGTTTTGAGTATATTTCCATAAGAATTCCAGAACGTTGTACCCGAGTTGAAAAACAGTACCTCCAGAGCACAAATGATAACACATTCAAATCTTCACTACACCATAATCAAAGGGATAATTGACAACGGATTTGCCCCAGGCGTTGAGGATCTTTCAAAGACCTTAAATGCCAAAAAAACGGAAATCGTCAAAGGACTGTATGCCCTTCAGGAATATCATGGTGTTGTCCTTCACCCCAACGAACCGAGCGTTTGGGTAATTCATCCATTTTCATTGGCCCCCACCAATTTTTATGTGGAATCGGAAAAAGGGGAATGGTGGGGAAACTGTGCCTGGTGTTCCCTTGGAATAGCGGCCTTGGTGAAAGGTGAGGTGAAAATAACCACCACCCTTGGAGCGAAAACCAAACAAATCGAAATCAATATCCGCAATGGGGAAATCCAGGAGAAGGAGTACTACATTCATTTTCCCATACCCATGAAAAATGCCTGGGACAATGTAATGTATACCTGTAGCACGATGTTGGTTTTTGAAAATGAGGCCCAAATTGATGAATGGACCACAAGGCACCATATCCCTAAGGGCGACATCCAACCGCTTGAAAAGATGTGGAACTTTTCAAAAAAATGGTATGGAAACCATTTGAACCCGGAATGGACAAAGTGGACCATGGACGAAGCAAAACAACTGTTCAAAGAATTTGGACTACAAAACAATATCTGGAAATTGGACGATTCCAATAAGCGATTTTAAACCAATTCAAATCTAAACAGTACCATGTCTTTTTATCAAAAATTAGCCGAGCTGGGAACCAAGGTATTTAAGAAAAAAACCCTTTTCAAATACGGATTTAACCTTTCCCCCATGTACCGGAGGAGTACGGGTAGGATCATTGAGGTTTCTGAAGATCTGTTACATGTACGCGTTAAACTGCCCCTAAGTTATAAGAACAGAAATTACGTGAACTCCATTTTTGGCGGCAGCCTTTTTTCGGCCGTTGACCCTATTCCCATGGTTCAGCTCATAAATCTATTGGACAGTTCCTATGTGGTTTGGGATAAATCCGCCGAAATTTTCTTTAAAAGACCGGCAAAGACCCATCTCTATGCGGATTTTAATTATACCCAGGAAGAATTGAAGGACATTAAGGAAAGGGTGGACCGGGAAAATGAAATGGAAATTACGAAGACCACGCTATTAAAGGACAAAAACAATACACACGTGTATTGCGAAGTAAGAAAGGTTATCTATATTGCCAATAAGGACTTTTACAAGGAAAAAAGGAGGAATGCCAATACGTGACCCAAAAGGTGGAACATAGGGTATATGGCTATTCTTGAACTTATGTTATAGTCAAAGATGAGCTTATACAATGCATTTAGAAACGCTCTTGAGGAAGGTGCCCCCATACCGGATGAAAACTGGTCTTCCATTAGGCCATTCTTAAAGCTACGACACTACAAGAAAGGGGAGTACATTATCAGTGAAGGGGAGGTGGAAAACTATCTTTCTGCCGTGGCAGTCGGTTGCCTTCGGTATTTTATTGTAAAAGGCGAGGAAGAAATCAGTTATGAGTTTGCCTTTGAAAATGAATTGAGCAGTTCATACGCCTCATTGCTGTCCAGAGCCCCTTCCCGTCTTTATATCGAAGCCATGGAAGATGTGAGTTTGGTGAGCATTCACTGCGATAGTTTACAAGAACTGTATAAAGAATCGGCCATCGGGGAGCGCATTGGAAGACTGACTACGGAAAACTACTATATCTATAGGGAAGAACGGGAACTCATGTTGCTAACAATGACCCCAGAAGAGCTCTACCTTGACTTGATCTCACATTATCCAATTTATGTCAACCGTATTCCACAAAAGTATTTGGCCACCTACCTCCATGTAAAACCGGAATCCCTGAGCAGGATAAAAAGAAGGATTTATGGGAATAAGTGACGAACTTAACCAGGGTTAATTTTTCTGGATTTTCCGCCCAATACCTTTGCATTGTACTATAAAAACAATGCGGGTTATGGCACTACATTTTAGACACTTTTTGATACCGGTTTGGGCACTTGTACTGGTAAAGACCCATTTGGTTGCCCAGGAAAATTCCAGTGACTTCCAAAGACATAGCAATATATACATTAGCGTTGGAGCGGGATCCTCCATGCTCAGGCAATCCCCTTCCGATATTTATTTTTCGGGAAGCACCAACTTACAATTGGGCGCTATGTATGAAAGGGCCTTTCACAAGCGTTTTTCCTGGGTGGCCGGCGTGGAGTTCGAACAGGTATCCTACAACCTTGATGCCGATATTGAACTGACTTCTCCATCCACCTTAAGCCTGGTACGGGCAGGTGATGACAAAAAATACACGAGTATTAGACAGCGTAATATTGCATTCCCTTTGCAAATGAGGGCCTACTTCTACGAAAACAACAATGCCGACACCAAGAACATGTTCGTACAGACGGGGGTTCGTTTGGTCCAAACACTGGACTTCATTGGTTCGGAAAATCTGGGTTCTACCTACTTTTATCGAAGCAGGGGGGAAGACAACCGAACTTCAATTAGCGATTTTACCAACCCTACCCTCCTGCAGGCAGAACTCATGATAGGATTTAAAGGCCAGTTTTTCAAGAAAATTGATTTGCTCAATGCCTCTACACTTGGTTTTATGTATCAATTTACGCCCATGTTAAAAAATGGATCCACAGCGGTATTTCCCGTGCATTTTACCTGGCGTTTTCTATTCTAGGATTTCCGTTAGATCCGGTTCACTAAAATCCGTCAAATTGAGTGGTTTTTCGTAATGAAATGAAGAAAAATTGTATCGAACAGGATTTTGCAAGAAAATTACTTGCCTGCCTTGCCGACCAGGCAGGTTTTTCGATACATTTTTGCTATCGCAAAAACACTCAAAATGACGTAATTTTCTTATCTACAACTCTTGTTATTTTATAAACGTTCATTGGACAATGGAATCAAATTCTTGGAAGAGGAAAGGTAATCCCGATTCCTGCATGGAAAACCGGCCTTGTTGTAAGCATTGCCTTGCGCGTACTACCAAGTAGTAAAAGTAATCGTACAACAATACACTCATGGATACAAAAGGCATTATTACCAAAATCAGCCGACAAAACTTTTCTGATACGTACCGGAAGTTAAAGGAAACCATTGACAACAATCCCAATTTAAATGTGATGTTGGAGCTGGACCATCAGGCGAATGCCCGAAAAAACGGGCTGGAACTAAATCCTTCCAAACTGATTATTTTTGGCAATCCCAATCTAGGGACCCCATTGATGCAAAGTGCCCAAACACTCGGTCTGGATCTGCCCCAAAAAGTATTGGTCCACGAAAATGGCTCAGGTATTGTCCACCTATCCTATAACGACCCCCAATACTTAAAAAACAGACATGACGTTTCGGATGCGGATGAAATCCTTTCCAAAGTGGCTTCGGCATTGGATAAAATCACGACGGTTTCTGCCGACACTTAGGATTTGTATTTAGTGGGATAGCTATCCATCAGAATCCCCTTTTTTTAACAAATGTCGTTTCACCAAATCATTTTCGGTACGTTCAATGGCCTTTTGCAACTCCTGCTTATAGTTTTCGTCGCCCAACTCTTGCAGTAGCTCCGCACGAATTGCATAATACAATCCCGTTTTGGAGTAATCGCTTCTTTTGGAAACGGCATCCAGCGCTCCAAGTGCCTTTTTGGCTCCATGGACCTTGCCCAAGGCCACTATCCTATTTAAGGCAACCATAGGGGAAAACTGCTGTTGCAAGTGGATGTCGTACAAATAGAGGATGCTCTTCCAATCCGTTTTGCCAAACTCCTTTGCTACCGAATGATAATACGAAACAGCCGCCTCCAAATGGTATTGCGAGGGCAGTCGGTCTTTGGTTCCCGCATTTTCCAAATGATACAATCCAATCCGTATAAGTTCTTGATTGTAATGGGAGCGGTCCTGATGTTCCAGGGTCACCAACTCCCCGGCATCATCCAATCGGGCATCAAATCGCGAGGCATGAAAGCACATCAAGGCAATCAGGGCTTCCAAATTGGGATGTTGGCAATACTTGTTTTTTCGCAATAAAAGTGCCAACCGTAAGGCCTCATAGCAAATATCCTTTTTAAGCACATTAGAACCCGAGGTTGGGGAATATCCTTCGGTGAAGAGGAGGTAAACGACCCGCAATACCACAAACAATCGCGATTGCAGGCCCATCTCCACAGGAAAGCGTAACAGTTGCACCTGGTCCCGAAACTTCTTTTTTGCACGGGTATACGATTTGGCCACCGTTTCTTCCTTTTTCAAAAGGGCTTCGGCAAGTTCACGATTACTGAAACCGCCCATTAACTTTAAACTCAATATCACCTGATATTCCTGGGAAAGGACGGGATCGCAACAGGCAAAAACCAACTTTAACTGGCTATCGGTAATTTCATTTTCCGAAGCATACTCCTTGCTTTCCTCTCCAGCGTTTTTTTCATAGGCCGTTTCCCCGTATTGGATCTTTTTGCCCTTTCGCAGCATATCGATCATGGCGTTGTTTGCCACGCGGTATAACCAGGCGGTTGGGTTTTGCGGAACTTCCTGATAGGCCCAAACCCGCATGGCCTTTAAAAAAGTATCCTGTACGGCATCCTCTATCGCCTCCAAATGTGATGTCCCAAATTTACTGGTCAACAAGGAGAGTACCTTTCCATACTCATTTCGGAAGAGATGGTCTACGGTATCGTTAAGTTGCTTTTTCCCCATGCGAAAAAAAAGCCTGATATATTTCAGGCTTTTTAGTATGTGCTATTAATGACTCTCATCCATTGAAAGGATTTCCCGTACCTCCACATTACTGCCCTCATAATCAAAAATGGGGCATCCTTTGGAAATCTCCACCGCTTCATCAATGTCTTTTGCGGAAACGATCAGGTAGCCCCCGACCAATTCGGTCCCTTCGGCAAAAGGGCCATTGGTGACCAATTCCCCCCTGTTATGAACCACCCGACCATCCTCGGCCAAGGGGAGCCCATCCAATAGCTGGCCTTTTTCTTTTAAGTTTCCCATCCATTGCCCCCATACTTCCATATGGGCCTGCTTTTCCTCTTGGGACAATTTTTGGTAGGCCTTTTCGCCCCCTCTGAACAAATACAAAAAATTACTCATCTTTTTACGTTTTATGTCCGCCAAAAACGAACTGTTTATACTATTGATTTTGGTGTAATGACGTAACTCCCAACAATTATTGGACAACTTCCCTAAAAATATTTAAAAAAGTTTCATCTGCCCATTCTTGTATTGATCGTGCAAATCGGTTCGCAGTTTGGGAAATGCCCGGTTTTTAAAGTATTTCTTACGTGCCAATCGGGCCATATCATGAATCTGCTCCGCTATCTTACCTTCTCCGCGGCTTCGAATGCCAAACCGACTATCATTGATACTTCCGCCATGGCAATCCTGAATTAAATGCAGTACTTTTTCGGCACGGTCCGGCATGGCCTTTTTTATCCAATCCGTAAAAATCTGACCTATGGTGCCATTTAAACGTACCACGGTGAACCCAAAGGACAAGGCGCCATGGTCTGCTGCCGTTTTGGCCAGTTTCATCAGTTCATGACTGTTGATTCCCGGTATGATGGGGGCCAACATGGCATTCACGGGAATCCCGTGCTCCGATAGGGTCCTTACCGTTTGCAATCGCCTTTTGATCGTTGCCGTCCTGGGCTCCAAAAGCCGTCTCGTTTTTTCGGACAGGGAGGTAATTGAAATGTTGATGCCCACAAGTTGGTGTGCATTCAATTGGGCTAAAATATCCAAGTCCCTAAGAACCAGTGCATTCTTGGTAATGATTCCTACGGGATGCCTGTATTTATAAAAAACTTCCAAGCACTGCCTGGTAATTTCAAATTGACGCTCCGCAGGTTGGTAACAATCGGTATTCCCGGACAAAACTATGGTGGCCGCTTTCCAGGTTTTACTTTTGAGCTTTTCTTCCAATAGCCTTGCAGACTCCTTTTTCACCAGTATCTTCCGCTCAAAGTCCAGACCGGCATCATATCCCCAAAATTCATGGGCATTCCGTGCATAGCAGTACACGCAGCCGTGTTCACAGCCTTGATAGGGATTCAGGGAGTACCCCATCCCTACATCCGGGCTAGTGACCTTATTGACCACGGTTTTGGGAAAAACCGGGATGTACTCCGTCTTGTTCTTGTCCGCTTCCTCTCCTTCCACACGACAAAACTCCAGGAAATCCTCCCGTTGCTCATAGATATGCTTTAAAAAACGGTTATGGGCATTGAGCTGCGCACCACGCCCTTTGATGTAGTGTTTTGATTTCAATTTAAGATTTATTCCAAATTTATGGAATTATTCCTAATTCAAGATAATTTATTTGGCATGAGTCGGATATAAGAAAATTACGTCATTTTGAGTGTTTTTGCGATAGCAAAAATGTATCGAAAAACCTGCCGGCAAGGCAGGCAAGTAATTTTCTTGCAAAATCCTGTTCGATACAATTTTTCTTCATTTCATTACGAAAAACCACTCAATTTGACGGATTTTGGTTGATGAAAAATGATATCGAATTCCCGTTATTTAAACTAAAAACCTATTGCTTTTCCAAAACCATCCGGCCGGAATTCCCGAAAACCAATACCAGGTCCAAACTGTCAAAGCTGTATCCAAACTGGGCAAAGGTCTCATTGGGCACCTGGGCTTCCGCAATGGCATTATAAAAAGCTGCAGCATATTGGGTGTCCGCAACCTCAGTGGTAGTAGAAAACTCAAGCATGGTCAAGGTACCTCCATCCAATTCATACCGCCCTTGAAATTGGTTTCCCGGGGTTTCCCCAGAGAAGTTGCCATCCGCAGCAAAAGAAATGGAAATGGTTTCGTCCGCTGGTGAAAACTGGGTCAGTTGCTGTTGCGAAACCTGAATTTCAGTAATCCTCCACGTTCCTGAAATGGGATTGTCCTGCGAACCGTCATCGGAATCGCTACAAGCTCCAATACTTAAAACGAGGCCCATCAATAGCCATAGGAATAGTGTTCTTTTCATTTGGGGTGTTTTTAATTAAACGCTACTTCGACCAATTGTTTTTTGTTACCGCGTTTGGCATAGAACAACATCTGGTCTTCATTTCTATCCACCAGGGGCTTGGAAACCATTAGGGGCAATCTTGCCTCTTGATTGTCTATGATCTTTTTGTAGGCCATCTTTCCATTTTCATCCAAAGAAATGGCAAACACGTTTCGGTTACGGCTCAACCCCTGTCTGAATACCAGTCGTTCCTCATTGATCAATTGGGGGTTTTCTGCCGCGGTACAGATAAAAAAGAAGGTTTTTCCATTTTTGGTGTAGGCACTGTAAGAGGCATAGGACTCATCGCCCTGGGTAACTTCGGACTTATTAATATTTCGTGCCCAGAGCATATTGCCATCGGCATCCAGCTTCGCACTCACAATGTCATTGTAATGGTAGCGGTCCACCCGCATGCGCTGTCCTGCCCCGGTCCTATGCATGCTATGGGTCACAAAATACTCTTCGGCATTGAACAGGATTTCGTTGTTCGGCGTAACATCCACACTTTTAAAAATGAGGTTTTTTACCTCCTTGTCTTCCTCCCTACCAAACTTATCGTACATAAATTCCTGGGAGAAGGCATTGTATTTTTCTTTTTCTATGGCAAGGGTATTGGCGTTCAGTTCGTAATAGGCCAATCCGTTGTACCTATTGTCTTTTCGGTCGGCATAGAACCCTACATATTTTAGATCGTTGCCCTTTAGAATGGGGTACAGTGCCTCTGGGTATTTTCCAGGGGTATTGAAGTGTTGCGTTGAGGAGGAGGTGTTGGATACCTTGACTACTTCGTACCGGAATTTTCGTTCTTCCGCTTTAAAACGTCGCTTCTTAAAATAGGCTTTGCCCACTAAATAGGCCGTGCTTAAATCATTGGAAAGCGTCAATTGCTCAAAGGCATAGTTTTTTTCCTCGGCTTCCTGCGAAAAATCATGTTCCCAACGCTTGTTCAAATGGGTATCGAAAAGGTGCAGCGTATGTTTACTTTCTTTTCCCTTGGTATGGTGCGTACTGATCACAAATCCATTTTTATCGGAATCGAAGAGCAAGGTGGTCGTAAAACCGTTGGAGAAATTTCGGTTGTAATAGTTCTTCCCGTAGGCGCCTTCGACCACTTTGGATTTTATACTCAATATTTTTTCCTTGGTGAAATTGAAACTGGTAGTGGCGCTTTGGTGTACCCAATATTCATATTGTTCGCGCTCATAATCATAATTGAAAAAAATGAGACGTAGCACCCCATCCTTGATGAAGCCATCCACAAATTGCATGTCCCTGAACTTGTAGTTGTATTCCTCAATTAGGTTGAGATCTTTATCATAGCGTTCCAACAAATATCCCTTGGGCCTTAGAATAAGTCCCTGAAAATAGGAACGGACCAAAATATACCCGCCATCACCGTCCTCGGAAATGGTCAGTAGATTGGAATAGCGATGTCTATCGGTGAATTTTTCGCCAAAGTCATACGCAATTGGCATTTCTTGGGCATATCCAAAAAGGGTGATGCATCCCAATAAGGAGAGTAGTAGGTTTTTCATTGTGGGGTATTCGTTTAGGGCTGGCTAGTTGCCGGGGAAATCTGCTTTGCGCTTTTCCAAAAAGGCCGTGGTACCTTCCTTGAAATCCCCAGTACCAAAACAATGGCCAAACGCATTGATTTCAACAGCGTAGCCGTCCTCTTTAGGTTTATAACCCGCATTGACCGCTTTTATTGCCTGTGCAATGGCCACAGCGGAGTTGTTTGTGATTTTTTGGGCCAATTTTCGACAAAGTGCCAACAATTCTTCCTGCGGCACCACATAATTCACCAATCCATAGTGTAGGGCCCGTGGGGCATCCATCATTCCTGCCGTCATTATCATTTCCATGGCAATCC
The sequence above is a segment of the Muricauda sp. SCSIO 64092 genome. Coding sequences within it:
- a CDS encoding alkylmercury lyase family protein, whose product is MITHSNLHYTIIKGIIDNGFAPGVEDLSKTLNAKKTEIVKGLYALQEYHGVVLHPNEPSVWVIHPFSLAPTNFYVESEKGEWWGNCAWCSLGIAALVKGEVKITTTLGAKTKQIEINIRNGEIQEKEYYIHFPIPMKNAWDNVMYTCSTMLVFENEAQIDEWTTRHHIPKGDIQPLEKMWNFSKKWYGNHLNPEWTKWTMDEAKQLFKEFGLQNNIWKLDDSNKRF
- a CDS encoding DUF4442 domain-containing protein, whose amino-acid sequence is MSFYQKLAELGTKVFKKKTLFKYGFNLSPMYRRSTGRIIEVSEDLLHVRVKLPLSYKNRNYVNSIFGGSLFSAVDPIPMVQLINLLDSSYVVWDKSAEIFFKRPAKTHLYADFNYTQEELKDIKERVDRENEMEITKTTLLKDKNNTHVYCEVRKVIYIANKDFYKEKRRNANT
- a CDS encoding Crp/Fnr family transcriptional regulator yields the protein MSLYNAFRNALEEGAPIPDENWSSIRPFLKLRHYKKGEYIISEGEVENYLSAVAVGCLRYFIVKGEEEISYEFAFENELSSSYASLLSRAPSRLYIEAMEDVSLVSIHCDSLQELYKESAIGERIGRLTTENYYIYREERELMLLTMTPEELYLDLISHYPIYVNRIPQKYLATYLHVKPESLSRIKRRIYGNK
- a CDS encoding DUF302 domain-containing protein, producing MDTKGIITKISRQNFSDTYRKLKETIDNNPNLNVMLELDHQANARKNGLELNPSKLIIFGNPNLGTPLMQSAQTLGLDLPQKVLVHENGSGIVHLSYNDPQYLKNRHDVSDADEILSKVASALDKITTVSADT
- a CDS encoding RNA polymerase sigma factor gives rise to the protein MGKKQLNDTVDHLFRNEYGKVLSLLTSKFGTSHLEAIEDAVQDTFLKAMRVWAYQEVPQNPTAWLYRVANNAMIDMLRKGKKIQYGETAYEKNAGEESKEYASENEITDSQLKLVFACCDPVLSQEYQVILSLKLMGGFSNRELAEALLKKEETVAKSYTRAKKKFRDQVQLLRFPVEMGLQSRLFVVLRVVYLLFTEGYSPTSGSNVLKKDICYEALRLALLLRKNKYCQHPNLEALIALMCFHASRFDARLDDAGELVTLEHQDRSHYNQELIRIGLYHLENAGTKDRLPSQYHLEAAVSYYHSVAKEFGKTDWKSILYLYDIHLQQQFSPMVALNRIVALGKVHGAKKALGALDAVSKRSDYSKTGLYYAIRAELLQELGDENYKQELQKAIERTENDLVKRHLLKKGDSDG
- a CDS encoding YciI family protein, whose product is MSNFLYLFRGGEKAYQKLSQEEKQAHMEVWGQWMGNLKEKGQLLDGLPLAEDGRVVHNRGELVTNGPFAEGTELVGGYLIVSAKDIDEAVEISKGCPIFDYEGSNVEVREILSMDESH
- a CDS encoding PA0069 family radical SAM protein; amino-acid sequence: MKSKHYIKGRGAQLNAHNRFLKHIYEQREDFLEFCRVEGEEADKNKTEYIPVFPKTVVNKVTSPDVGMGYSLNPYQGCEHGCVYCYARNAHEFWGYDAGLDFERKILVKKESARLLEEKLKSKTWKAATIVLSGNTDCYQPAERQFEITRQCLEVFYKYRHPVGIITKNALVLRDLDILAQLNAHQLVGINISITSLSEKTRRLLEPRTATIKRRLQTVRTLSEHGIPVNAMLAPIIPGINSHELMKLAKTAADHGALSFGFTVVRLNGTIGQIFTDWIKKAMPDRAEKVLHLIQDCHGGSINDSRFGIRSRGEGKIAEQIHDMARLARKKYFKNRAFPKLRTDLHDQYKNGQMKLF
- a CDS encoding META domain-containing protein; translation: MKRTLFLWLLMGLVLSIGACSDSDDGSQDNPISGTWRITEIQVSQQQLTQFSPADETISISFAADGNFSGETPGNQFQGRYELDGGTLTMLEFSTTTEVADTQYAAAFYNAIAEAQVPNETFAQFGYSFDSLDLVLVFGNSGRMVLEKQ